The following nucleotide sequence is from Thermostaphylospora chromogena.
AGGGGAGATCCAAAGGGAGCTGGAAGAGGCCAGACGGCAGGCCGGTGAGATCCGCAACCGGGCCGAGGCCGACGCCAACGAGATACTGAGCCGCTCGGAGGCCATCGAGCGTACGGCGATGCGCCTGCGCCAGGAGGTCGAGGAGGAGAGCCGGGCCCTCAAGAACGAACTGAAGGAACTCCGCGCCGACCTGGAGCGCCGGGAGGGCCGGCTGATCGAGCGCGAGCAGCGGCTCGACGAGGAGGCCCGGCGCCAGGCCGAGCGGGAGCGCAAGCTCGCCGAGACCGAGACCGAGCTGGCCGACCGGCGCGAGGAGCTGCTGCGGCTGGAGGAGGAGCGCAGGGCGGTTCTGGAGCGGGTGGCGGGCCTGACCGCCGAGCAGGCCAAGGCCGAGCTGATCAAGGAGATCGAGAACCAGGCCAAGCGGGAGGCCGCCCTCATCGTCCGGGAGATCGAGAGCGCGGCGCGCAAGGAGGGCGAGAAGCGCGCCGTCAAGATCATCACGTTGGCCGTGCAGCGGATGGCGACCGAGCAGACGGCCGAATCGGTGGTCAGCGTGCTCCACCTGCCGAGCGAGGAGATGAAGGGGCGGATCATCGGTCGTGAGGGCCGCAACATCCGCGCGTTCGAATCGACCACCGGCGTCAACCTGATCATCGATGACACGCCGGAGGCCGTGCTGCTGTCGTGTTTCGACCCGGTGCGCCGCGAAACCGCCCGGCTGACGCTGGAGAAGCTCGTCCTCGACGGCCGGATCCACCCCCAGCGCATCGAGGAGGCCTACGAGCGCAGCAAGGCCGAGGTGCAGGAGCTGTGCGTGCGCGCCGGAGAGGACGCGCTGGTGGAGCTGGGCCTCACCGACATGCACCCGGAGCTGGTCGCGCTGCTCGGTCAGCTCCGCTACCGCACCTCCTACGGGCAGAACGTGCTCAAGCACCTCATCGAGTCCGCGCACATAGCCGGGATCATGGCCGCCGAGCTGGGGCTGGACCCCATGCTGCTCAAGCGCTGCACGGTCCTGCACGACATCGGCAAGGCGCTCACCCACGAGGTCGAAGGCAGTCACGCGCTGATCGGCGCGGAGATCGCGCGTCGCTACGGCGAGAGCGATGACGTCGTTCACGCCATCGAGGCCCACCACAACGAGGTCGAACCCCGCACGGTCGAAGCGGTGCTGGTCCAGGCGGCCGACGCGATCAGCGGAGGCCGTCCGGGGGCCCGCAGGGAGTCGCTGGAGGCCTACGTCAAGCGGCTGGAGCGGCTGGAGGAGATCGCCCAGTCCTATGAGGGCGTGGAGAAGGTCTTCGCGATGCAGGCGGGCCGGGAGATCCGCGTCATGGTCAAGCCGGACGCGGTGGACGACATCCAGGCGCAGGTGATCGCCCGCGACATCGCCAAGCAGATCGAGGAGGAGCTGACCTACCCCGGACAGATCCGCATCACGGTCGTCCGGGAGTCCCGGGCGATGGAGTTCGCCCGCTGAACCCGTCGTTCCTCACCGGTCCGCTCGGCCGCGCGGATCCCGCCGTCGC
It contains:
- the rny gene encoding ribonuclease Y, encoding METAVIVALTVAVFVCAVVAIVTLVILVRRTGGQPVAPPGPSPEQAAQIQGEIQRELEEARRQAGEIRNRAEADANEILSRSEAIERTAMRLRQEVEEESRALKNELKELRADLERREGRLIEREQRLDEEARRQAERERKLAETETELADRREELLRLEEERRAVLERVAGLTAEQAKAELIKEIENQAKREAALIVREIESAARKEGEKRAVKIITLAVQRMATEQTAESVVSVLHLPSEEMKGRIIGREGRNIRAFESTTGVNLIIDDTPEAVLLSCFDPVRRETARLTLEKLVLDGRIHPQRIEEAYERSKAEVQELCVRAGEDALVELGLTDMHPELVALLGQLRYRTSYGQNVLKHLIESAHIAGIMAAELGLDPMLLKRCTVLHDIGKALTHEVEGSHALIGAEIARRYGESDDVVHAIEAHHNEVEPRTVEAVLVQAADAISGGRPGARRESLEAYVKRLERLEEIAQSYEGVEKVFAMQAGREIRVMVKPDAVDDIQAQVIARDIAKQIEEELTYPGQIRITVVRESRAMEFAR